Proteins encoded by one window of Passer domesticus isolate bPasDom1 chromosome 10, bPasDom1.hap1, whole genome shotgun sequence:
- the LOC135308779 gene encoding inducible T-cell costimulator-like isoform X1, protein MPLCQAGMKAVAVTFCVLCFQFEALYGVDSCSSCACKNIDQAHISDADVMVEFENGNFHFTFPNPKNVSEFSMTLFKGREKTEICALHLSKEKVISESNVTYCQTQNSSNSTTFILKNLARKHMDVYTYCLEIFLPPPYIECCLKETYLYLQDKEDCFSLGLVPLVIISMIIFAISCVCCVVACCLRNKNQKCESNSHEYNSEYMPMAAVNAAKKPRI, encoded by the exons ATGCCTCTGTGTCAGGCAGGCATGAAGGCAGTTGCTGTAACTTTCTGTGTCCTCtgctttcagtttgaagccctGTATG GAGTTGACAGCTGCTCATCATGTGCATGCAAAAATATAG ATCAGGCCCATATCTCTGACGCCGACGTGATGGTGGAATTTGAAAATGGAAACTTCCATTTCACATTCCCCAACCCCAAAAATGTGAGTGAATTCAGCATGACCCTCTTCAAAGGGCGTGAAAAGACGGAAATCTGTGCACTTCATTTGAGCAAGGAGAAAGTTATCTCCGAGAGTAATGTCACCTACTGTCAGACACAGAATTCAAGTAACAGCACCACTTTCATTCTTAAAAATCTGGCAAGAAAACATATGGACGTTTACACATACTGTCTGGAGATATTCTTACCCCCTCCTTACATAGAGTGCTGTCTGAAAGAAACCTACTTGTACCTCCAAG ATAAGGAGGACTGCTTTTCACTCGGGCTTGTGCCATTGGTTATTATCAGCATGATCATTTTTGCCATTTCCTGTGTCTGCTGTGTTGTGGCCTGTTGCTTAAGGAACAAG AATCAGAAGTGTGAATCCAACTCCCATGAGTACAACAGTGAATACATGCCCATGGCAGCAGTGAACGCAGCTAAAAAGCCAAGAATCTGA
- the LOC135308779 gene encoding inducible T-cell costimulator-like isoform X2, with translation MPLCQAGMKAVAVTFCVLCFQFEALYGVDSCSSCACKNIDQAHISDADVMVEFENGNFHFTFPNPKNVSEFSMTLFKGREKTEICALHLSKEKVISESNVTYCQTQNSSNSTTFILKNLARKHMDVYTYCLEIFLPPPYIECCLKETYLYLQDKEDCFSLGLVPLVIISMIIFAISCVCCVVACCLRNKV, from the exons ATGCCTCTGTGTCAGGCAGGCATGAAGGCAGTTGCTGTAACTTTCTGTGTCCTCtgctttcagtttgaagccctGTATG GAGTTGACAGCTGCTCATCATGTGCATGCAAAAATATAG ATCAGGCCCATATCTCTGACGCCGACGTGATGGTGGAATTTGAAAATGGAAACTTCCATTTCACATTCCCCAACCCCAAAAATGTGAGTGAATTCAGCATGACCCTCTTCAAAGGGCGTGAAAAGACGGAAATCTGTGCACTTCATTTGAGCAAGGAGAAAGTTATCTCCGAGAGTAATGTCACCTACTGTCAGACACAGAATTCAAGTAACAGCACCACTTTCATTCTTAAAAATCTGGCAAGAAAACATATGGACGTTTACACATACTGTCTGGAGATATTCTTACCCCCTCCTTACATAGAGTGCTGTCTGAAAGAAACCTACTTGTACCTCCAAG ATAAGGAGGACTGCTTTTCACTCGGGCTTGTGCCATTGGTTATTATCAGCATGATCATTTTTGCCATTTCCTGTGTCTGCTGTGTTGTGGCCTGTTGCTTAAGGAACAAG GTATAA